AGGTGGCAGATCACCAGATCGGGGTTCAACACCTTGAAGAACGAAAGGTAATTTGAAATATATCCGGCAGTCAGCTCCGTCACACCCGCAACGTTAATGGAAACCTTCTCGGCATCCTGATTATCGACTGTGCGGATAAAACGAACCTGCTTCAGATTGAGGATGATGTTCAACATATCCTCCATCACGCCGGGGATAGCGGCAAACTCGTGGTCGACACCGGCTACCTTGACAGTCGTGATCGCGTAACCCTCGAGCGAGGAGAGCAGAATACGACGCAAAGCGTTACCGACAGTCATACCGAATCCGGGCTCCAGCGGTCGGAATTCGAATTTCCCGAACGACGAAGTGGATTCAAGCATAATAACCTTTTCAGGTTTCTGGAATGCTAATATTGCCATAATATATTCAGTTTGTTTGATTACTACTTCGAGTACAACTCGACGATGAGCTGCTCCTTGATGTTCTCGGGGATCTCCTCGCGCTCAGGCTTCTGCAGGAACTTGCCGCTCATCGAGGCATTGTCCCACTCAAGCCAAGCATAGCGGCTCTTCGAACCGCCGGCCAGAGATGCCGAGATCACTTCCAGGCTCTTCGACTTCTCGCGAACGGACACCACGTCACCCGCACGCAGCGAGTACGAGGGGATGTTCACGACGCTGCCATTCACGCAGATGTGGCAGTGCGAAACGAGCTGGCGGGCAGCTGCACGCGTCGGGGCGATACCCAAGCGGTAAACAACATTGTCCAGGCGGCATTCGAGCAGCTTCAGCAGGTTCTCGCCCGTGATACCGCCCATACGCGCAGCCTGGTCGTAGGTGCGTGCGAACTGCTTTTCGAGCAGGCCGTACGTATACTTTGCCTTCTGCTTCTCGCTCAACTGCGTGCCGTACTCCGACACCTTCTTGCGCTTGCGCGCCAGACCGTGCTGTCCGGGAGGAAAGTTGCGTTTCTCAAGCACCTTGTCCGCCCCGTAAATAGCTTCGCCGAACTTTCTGGCGATCTTCGATTTTGGTCCTATGTATTTTCCCATTGTTTTGACTTTTTTAAAACCTTAGAAATATTCCTTACCACGACGCAAATTATACGCGGCGGCGGTTAGGAGCACGGCAACCGTTATGCGGCAGCGGCGTAACGTCGATGATCTCCATCACCTCGATACCGGCGCCGTGGATGGTGCGCACGGCCGACTCACGTCCGGCGCCCGGGCCCTTGACATACACTTTCACCTTGCGCAGGCCCATGTCGTAAGCGACCTTTGCGCAGTCGGCCGAAGCGGTCTGTGCTGCATACGGAGTATTCTTCTTCGAACCACGGAAACCCATCTTACCGGCCGACGACCAGCTGATGACGTCACCCACCTCGTTGGTGATGGTGATGATTACGTTGTTGAAAGTGGAGTGAACGTAGGCATTGCCAACGGCACCGACCTTAACAACCTTTTTCTTAACTGTTCCAGTTTTCTTTGCCATAATTCTCTAAAGATTACTTTGTTGCCTTTTTCTTGTTTGCGACAGTCTTCTTGCGGCCCTTACGGGTACGTGCGTTGTTCTTGGTCGACTGACCGCGAACGGGAAGACCCAGGCGGTGACGGATGCCGCGGTAGCAGCCGATATCCATCAGACGCTTGATGTTGAGCTGGACGGCCGAACGGCATTCGCCCTCGACTTTGATACCCAGGTCAGCGATCGTCGAACGGATCGCACCGACCTGGTCGTCCGACCAATCCTGGACTTTGAGGTCGTAGCTGATGCCAGCGACCTCGAGAATCTTGCGGGCCGTCGAACGACCGATACCGTAGATATAGGTCAGGCCGATCTCGCCCCTTTTATTTTTTGGTAAATCTACACCGACTATACGTGCCATATAAAATCTTTTTCTTTTTTACTAAACCGTTTAAACATTACCCTTGGCGCATTTTAAACTTGGGATTCTTCTTGCAAATGACGTAGAGTTTCCCCTTACGCTTCACAATCTTGCAATCCTCGCTTCTTTTCTTGATGGATGCTTTTACTTTCATGATTTTCAAGCAATCTAATGTTATTTGTACCGGAAAGATATACGCCCCTTCGTCAGGTCATAGGGCGTCATCTCCACTTTTACCTTATCTCCGGGAAGGATCTTGATGTAGTGCATACGCATCTTCCCCGAGATGTGGGCGGTGAGCACGTGGCCGTTGTCCAGCTCGACGCGGAACATCGCGTTGGACAAGGCTTCGATAATCGTACCGTCCCTTTCAATAGCAGCCTGTTTTGCCATAGAGTCTTACTTGTTTATTGCCTGTTCGATGATACTAAAGTCCGTCAGCACGTCGGGCCCGTCCTTACGAACCGCAACGGCGAACTCGTAGTGCGCCGCGGGTTTATGGTCGCGCGTGCGGACTGTCCAGCCATCCCTTTCAAAAACCACCGCTTTGGTACCCATATTTATCATGGGCTCGATACAGATGACCATTCCTTCCTTGAGGAGCGGCCCCCTGCCGCGTGCTCCGTAATTGGGGACACCGGGGTCTTCGTGCATTTTCCGACCCAACCCATGTCCTTCCAATTCCCGCACCACACCGTAGCCGAAACTTTCGGCGTACTCTTGCACGGCTGCCGACACGTCGCCTACGCGGTTGCCGGCCTTAGCCTGTGCCGTACCTTTATAAAGAGCCTCTTTGGTGACCTCCATCAGCTGCCTAACTTCCCCGGCAACCTCTCCAACGGCGAACGTATACGCCGAATCACCAACAAACCCCTTCATAAACGTACCGCAATCGACCGAAACGATGTCGCCCTCTCTGAGGACGCATTTCGAGGATGGGATACCGTGAACTACCTGTTCGTTTACCGATATACACAACGAAGCGGGAAATCCCTGATACCCGAGGAAGGCGGGAACTGCTCCGTGTGCGCGGATAAAATCCTCGGCAACCGAGTCCAAAAACTTGGTGGTGACACCCGGCCGGATGTGGCGACCCACTTCCGCCAGTGTCTTCGACACCAGGATGTTGTTCTCGCGGAGCAGCTCTATCTCCTCGCCTGTCTTTAAATATATCATTCTCTTCGTTAAGAACTCTTCGGGAAAAACTCCTAATGACGACCCTGGATACGTCCGGTCTTCATCAGACCATCGTAATGACGCATCAGCAGGTAGCTCTCGATCTGCTTCAGAGTGTCGAGCACCACGCCGACCATGATCAGCAGCGACGTACCTCCGTAGAAGTAGGCGAACGCCTGCTGGATGCCCAGGAACTTCATCGCCAGCGCGGGCAGGATCGCCACGATGGCCAGGAAGAACGAGCCGGGGAGCGTGATACGCGTCATGATGGTGTCGATGTAGTTCACGGTCTGCTTACCCGGTTTCACACCCGGGATAAAGCCGCCGTTTCGCTTCATGTCATCGGCCATCATTTGGGGGTTGATGATAATCGCGGTGTAGAAGTAGGTGAACGCGATTACCAGCACTGCAAGCGTGAAGTTGTACCAGAAACCGGTCATCGAGCTGAAAGCAGCTGCGAAGGCCGTACCGGAGAACAACGCCGGGATAAACATCAGAGCCTGCGCGAAGATGATGGGCATCACATTCGCAGCATTCATCTTCAGGGGGATGTACTGACGTACACCGCCGTACTGTTTGTTACCGACGATACGCTTTGCATACTGTACAGGCACCTTGCGGACAGCCTGTACCAGGGCGATCGTAGCCATGAAGACCAGGAACAGCAACACCAGCTCGAGGATAAGCATGATGGCGCTACCGCTGGCGGTCTGGAAACGCGCGTTGACCTCGGCCAACAGGGCGTGGGGCAGACGGGCCACGATACCGATCATGATTATCAGCGAGATACCGTTGCCGATACCCTTGTCCGTGATCTTCTCGCCGAGCCACATAATGAACATGGTACCGGCGATGAGGATCGTCGTCGCATAGGCTACGAAGCCGAACGAGTTGCCGTAAACGAATGCAGAGGGCACCTGATGGTACAGGTTGGCGATGTACGCCGGGCCCTGGAGGATCAGCACGCCGATGGTAAGGAAGCGCGTCCACTGATTCATTTTGCGGCGGCCGCTTTCACCTTCCTTCTGCATCTTCTGGAAATACGGGATCATCATACCCATGAGCTGGATGATGATGGAGGCGGTGATGTACGGCATGACTCCGAGTGCAAAGATGGCCGCATTGCCGAATGCACCGCCGGAAAAGACGTTCAACAGACCCAGAAGTCCGTTGCCGTCGAGCTGGCTGGCAAGCGCCGACCCCTCGCCCAGGGCGTTGGGGTTGATACCCGGAATCACCACGAAACTACCCAAGCGGTAGACCAGCAGCAGCCCGATCGTGTAGATCACACGTTTGCGCAGCTCCTCGATCTTGTAGATATTCTTGAGCGTTTCAACCAATTTCTTGTTGGTCGCCAAAAGAGCGATTACCACTAAAAAGACGATACCAACAACGAGATACTGATTCATAATTTTCGGTTTCTAGGGTTCTTACAGTTTTTCGACGCTGCCGCCGGCTGCCACGATAGCCGCCTCGGCGCTCTTCGAGAATGCGTGAGCCTTTACGCTCAGCGCCTTGGTAACCGCACCGTTACCGAGGATTTTCACCTTGTCGTTCGACGAGATGAAACCTGCGGCCACGAGCGTGTCGACCGTGATCTCGGAGAGCGACTTCTTGGCTGCCAGCTCCTCGAGCGTCGAGAGGTTGATAGCCTTGAATTCGACGCGCTTCAGGTTGGTGAAACCGAACTTGGGAAGACGACGCTGAAGAGGCATCTGACCGCCCTCGAAGCCCAGTTTACGCGAGTAACCCGAGCGCGACTGCGCACCCTTATGGCCACGCGTGGCCGTGCCACCGTGACCCGAACCTGCACCGCGACCGATTCGCTTGTCGTGGTGCGTTGAACCCTTTGCAGGTTTGAGATTATTGAGTTCCATCGTAAAAATTACTTCTTAGCTGTTAAACTTATTCTGCGGCCTCGGCAGCTTCGGCTTTCTTGGCCTTGGGTGCTGCAGCCTTCTTTACGGCTACCTCCTCTACTTTGACGAGGTGCTTCACGCGCTCGATCATACCCTTGATGATCGCCGAGTCGTCGTGCTCGACGCTCGCGTTGATCTTCTTCAGCCCCAGCGCGTCGAGGTTCTTGCACTGGCGCTCGGTAGCGCCGATGCGGCTTTTGACCTGGGTGATTTTCAATCTTGCCATTTGTCTCTACAAAATTAACCGTTAAACACCTTGTCCATCGAGATGCCGCGCAGACGGGCGATGCTGTGTGCATCACGCAGTTCGCACAGGGCGCCGATGGTTGCCTTCACCAGGTTGTGGGGGTTCGACGAACCCTTGCTCTTGGCAAGCACGTTCTTCACGCCCACCGACTCCAGCACGGCACGCATGGCACCGCCGGCGATGATACCCGTACCGGGGGCGGCCGGGCGGATCATGACGAGCGAACCGCCGTAACGGAGCTCCTGCTTATGGGGAATCGTACCGTTGATAACGGGGATCTTCACCAGGTTCTTCTTTGCGTCCTCCACGCCCTTGGCGATGGCCGACTGAACCTCCGAAGCCTTGCCCAGGCCGTAGCCCACGACACCGTCCTCGTTACCTACGACGACAATGGCCGAGAAACTGAATGTGCGACCTCCCTTGGTTACCTTGGTAACACGCTGAATGCTTACGAGTCTGTCCTTAAGCTCGAGGTCGCTGGTGCGTACTTTCTTTATGTTGGTATTTGACATAATCGCTTAGAATTTAAGACCGCCTTCGCGTGCTGCTTCGGCCAGCTGTTTAACTCTTCCGTGATACAGGTAGCCGTTGCGGTCGAACGCTACGGTAGAAATGCCTTTGGCGGCAGCGCGCTCGGCGGCCAGTTTACCCACCAGGGCGGCCACGTCGCACTTGTTCTTGCCGGCGGCGGCTTCCGCCACCTCCTTGTCCAGCGAGGATGCCGTGGCCAGGGTCACACCTGCGAGGTCATCAATAAACTGCACGTAGATCTGCTTGTTGCTACGATATACAGTCATGCGAGGCTGTTCGGGCGTACCGCTCACGATCTTGCGGATACGCATCTTGATCCTCTCTCTTCTTTCTATCTTGTTCAGTGACATAACTCTAAACTATTTACTATTTAGCACCTGCTGATTTACCCGCCTTGCGACGCAGCTGTTCGCCGACGAACTTGATACCCTTGCCCTTGTACGGCTCCGGCTTGCGCAGCGAACGGATCTTGGCAGCGACCTGGCCGACGAGCTGCTTGTCCATGCTCTTCAGCGTTACGATCGGGTTGCCCTTCTTCTCCGTCACGGCCGTAGCGGTAACCTCCTTGGGAAGCATGAAATGCGTATCGTGCGAATAACCGAGGCTCATTTCGAGGATCTGGCCCTTGACTTCGGCCTTGAAACCGACGCCCACGAGCTCCTGTTTGATTTCATAACCCTTCGACACACCGACGACCATGTTGTTGATCAGCGCACGGTACAGGCCGTGCAGCGAACGGTGGCGGGGCTGGTTGGTAGGACGCGATACGAGCACGGCGGGAGCCTCGTTGCCCGTGTGAACGTCCTTGTGCGTGCCGACCTCTACCTTGATGTCCGAGTCAACTTTCTGGCTCAGCGTCCCGAGTGGCCCTTTCACGCTTACCACATTGTCGGCCGAAACCTCTACGGTAACGCCGGCGGGCAGGTTTACAGGTAATTTACCAATTCTTGACATTGTTCTTGCGTTTAAAAATTTCCGTTAGTAGATGTAGCACAGCACCTCGCCGCCCACGTTTTCCTTGCGGGCCTTGGCGTCGGTCATGATGCCTTTCGAAGTCGACAGGATAGCGATGCCCAGGCCGTTCAGCACGCGGGGCATATCCCCCACCGAGACATACTGGCGAAGGCCGGGACGGCTCACGCGCTTCAGGTCTTTGATGGCGTTGCCCTTGGTGGCAGCGTCCCACTTGAGCGCGATTTTGATCGACGGGTGACCTTTCTCGTCGGTGTCGAATTTGTAAGCGAGGATGTAACCCTGCTCGTAAAGAATCTTAGTGATTTCCTGCTTAATTTTTGAGCCAGGAGCTTCAACCACCTTGTGGTTGGCTTTCACTGCGTTTCTAATTCTGGTCAGAAAGTCCGCAATAGGATCAGTCATA
This Alistipes onderdonkii DNA region includes the following protein-coding sequences:
- the rpsD gene encoding 30S ribosomal protein S4, with product MGKYIGPKSKIARKFGEAIYGADKVLEKRNFPPGQHGLARKRKKVSEYGTQLSEKQKAKYTYGLLEKQFARTYDQAARMGGITGENLLKLLECRLDNVVYRLGIAPTRAAARQLVSHCHICVNGSVVNIPSYSLRAGDVVSVREKSKSLEVISASLAGGSKSRYAWLEWDNASMSGKFLQKPEREEIPENIKEQLIVELYSK
- the rpsK gene encoding 30S ribosomal protein S11, whose protein sequence is MAKKTGTVKKKVVKVGAVGNAYVHSTFNNVIITITNEVGDVISWSSAGKMGFRGSKKNTPYAAQTASADCAKVAYDMGLRKVKVYVKGPGAGRESAVRTIHGAGIEVMEIIDVTPLPHNGCRAPNRRRV
- the rpsM gene encoding 30S ribosomal protein S13 translates to MARIVGVDLPKNKRGEIGLTYIYGIGRSTARKILEVAGISYDLKVQDWSDDQVGAIRSTIADLGIKVEGECRSAVQLNIKRLMDIGCYRGIRHRLGLPVRGQSTKNNARTRKGRKKTVANKKKATK
- the ykgO gene encoding type B 50S ribosomal protein L36, producing MKVKASIKKRSEDCKIVKRKGKLYVICKKNPKFKMRQG
- the infA gene encoding translation initiation factor IF-1 gives rise to the protein MAKQAAIERDGTIIEALSNAMFRVELDNGHVLTAHISGKMRMHYIKILPGDKVKVEMTPYDLTKGRISFRYK
- the map gene encoding type I methionyl aminopeptidase, translated to MIYLKTGEEIELLRENNILVSKTLAEVGRHIRPGVTTKFLDSVAEDFIRAHGAVPAFLGYQGFPASLCISVNEQVVHGIPSSKCVLREGDIVSVDCGTFMKGFVGDSAYTFAVGEVAGEVRQLMEVTKEALYKGTAQAKAGNRVGDVSAAVQEYAESFGYGVVRELEGHGLGRKMHEDPGVPNYGARGRGPLLKEGMVICIEPMINMGTKAVVFERDGWTVRTRDHKPAAHYEFAVAVRKDGPDVLTDFSIIEQAINK
- the secY gene encoding preprotein translocase subunit SecY encodes the protein MNQYLVVGIVFLVVIALLATNKKLVETLKNIYKIEELRKRVIYTIGLLLVYRLGSFVVIPGINPNALGEGSALASQLDGNGLLGLLNVFSGGAFGNAAIFALGVMPYITASIIIQLMGMMIPYFQKMQKEGESGRRKMNQWTRFLTIGVLILQGPAYIANLYHQVPSAFVYGNSFGFVAYATTILIAGTMFIMWLGEKITDKGIGNGISLIIMIGIVARLPHALLAEVNARFQTASGSAIMLILELVLLFLVFMATIALVQAVRKVPVQYAKRIVGNKQYGGVRQYIPLKMNAANVMPIIFAQALMFIPALFSGTAFAAAFSSMTGFWYNFTLAVLVIAFTYFYTAIIINPQMMADDMKRNGGFIPGVKPGKQTVNYIDTIMTRITLPGSFFLAIVAILPALAMKFLGIQQAFAYFYGGTSLLIMVGVVLDTLKQIESYLLMRHYDGLMKTGRIQGRH
- the rplO gene encoding 50S ribosomal protein L15, with translation MELNNLKPAKGSTHHDKRIGRGAGSGHGGTATRGHKGAQSRSGYSRKLGFEGGQMPLQRRLPKFGFTNLKRVEFKAINLSTLEELAAKKSLSEITVDTLVAAGFISSNDKVKILGNGAVTKALSVKAHAFSKSAEAAIVAAGGSVEKL
- the rpmD gene encoding 50S ribosomal protein L30, which encodes MARLKITQVKSRIGATERQCKNLDALGLKKINASVEHDDSAIIKGMIERVKHLVKVEEVAVKKAAAPKAKKAEAAEAAE
- the rpsE gene encoding 30S ribosomal protein S5 gives rise to the protein MSNTNIKKVRTSDLELKDRLVSIQRVTKVTKGGRTFSFSAIVVVGNEDGVVGYGLGKASEVQSAIAKGVEDAKKNLVKIPVINGTIPHKQELRYGGSLVMIRPAAPGTGIIAGGAMRAVLESVGVKNVLAKSKGSSNPHNLVKATIGALCELRDAHSIARLRGISMDKVFNG
- the rplR gene encoding 50S ribosomal protein L18, which produces MSLNKIERRERIKMRIRKIVSGTPEQPRMTVYRSNKQIYVQFIDDLAGVTLATASSLDKEVAEAAAGKNKCDVAALVGKLAAERAAAKGISTVAFDRNGYLYHGRVKQLAEAAREGGLKF
- the rplF gene encoding 50S ribosomal protein L6, which codes for MSRIGKLPVNLPAGVTVEVSADNVVSVKGPLGTLSQKVDSDIKVEVGTHKDVHTGNEAPAVLVSRPTNQPRHRSLHGLYRALINNMVVGVSKGYEIKQELVGVGFKAEVKGQILEMSLGYSHDTHFMLPKEVTATAVTEKKGNPIVTLKSMDKQLVGQVAAKIRSLRKPEPYKGKGIKFVGEQLRRKAGKSAGAK
- the rpsH gene encoding 30S ribosomal protein S8 — protein: MTDPIADFLTRIRNAVKANHKVVEAPGSKIKQEITKILYEQGYILAYKFDTDEKGHPSIKIALKWDAATKGNAIKDLKRVSRPGLRQYVSVGDMPRVLNGLGIAILSTSKGIMTDAKARKENVGGEVLCYIY